The sequence tcatttttatgatgatcattttaaataaaaaataaacattataaaccccatttttgaatgctttcatttgttaattttccactctctctctctctctctctctctctctctctctctctcaagtaccccctgtaatgccattgcgtacccctaggggtacacatacccccatttgagaaatactgCAATAGGACATCCCCAACAGAAAGTATACATAGAGAATTACAGTCATTCAACCATTCCTTCTGTCTGTAAAGGGTCAACAtatctgatctgatctggtGCATTTCCACTGGGATTAGCAAACGTTCAGCCAATCCTCTTTAAATATTGTAGGTTACACTCACTCtcccatttttatattcatactGTGGGACTTTTTAGACAATAGGCCTTTATAGATTTTGGAGATGACACCCCTACTCGATTTATCTttataaacaacaataaaaaattacCAATGTGGGGGTCACTAAGGTCTGTTTCCTTTCTGATGTTGTGTTCGAATCGGCGAGGAATCTATAAAAATCAGTTCTTTCAAAGCCATATAGTCTTCCCTCAACTTTTCAAAGTTTTTAAATTGTCCTTTTTCTGTAAGAAGGTGTGGCATGTAACGTTATCAAAATCCATGATTTAAATCTCTTATCGATTACATTATGCTTAAACGCACACCATTGAATTATCTGTATACTCTTCTCTCATCATGTTCTGGGACGTTTTGTTCCTCAaaatagcaaaaacaaaagataGAGATGATTTAACCAGCAAACCCAAATCCATTCTGTTATTATGAATATATTCACAATTCTGCTATTTGTTGGAAATAACAGGGCAGTGCATATTGGgtgaataaaatatttcaacAGCCACATCAGTTGAAAGACAGGAAAGGATTTCTGGAGAATTGATAGGAGCGAACGAGAGGAATAATGAAAGGAGAAATTGAAGGCAGCTATGAGTGTATTCATGAGTGTATTAAGACTACTACCTGCAGAGCTGAATGTGGTTCATTATTTGGTTCTTTTCAAGGACAGCTGAGATTCAAAAGCTGCACCCACACTTAGAAGCTTCCCCTCAGAGGTGAGACCACCTGGTGCAGGATCCAAAGAGTTCAGAGAAAATTGAACAAGAACCATTCAGCTCAGCTCACACAACAGGACATTTTACCCTCTAGTCAGAGTATAAAAGCAAGTCTTGAGGTCTACATTAAATACAGTTTTCACTGCTGCTCACTGGATTAATGATATAATgtggaaatcaaaataaaaaagaagaaaatattaaattcaAACTGTAAAACAACGTTGATTCAAAACTATTGGTGTATAAATTATTTCATCTAAATACATgcaaatgtttttcttcttgcgTATATGACAGCTTCATTATATTAATTTGACAATTGTGGgaatattttttcattcaaataccttcctaaaataatatatatttaaaatgatgtAGATTTTTACACAAAGGATCAAAGATGTTTCTGCGGGATCTCATTTAAAAACACTATGTTTTCTTTCACTAATACAGAACTAATTCTGGTGACAGACACAGCGTACTTTTCTACACTTTGGGTTTTGAAAATGTGTGTATTGTATGCAGCAGTTAACAGTTTCCTCTCATATTATAGGATGACTTATTATAACTTCTATTCTGCCTATGAAGTGAATTCAGCGGGGGTGTTTCTGAGCCCATTGATGAACTGGTGCCATGTTCATGGGGTTTCCCTTTATGGGCCTTAGGTAGGTTAAGGATGGAGAGAAAAACGAGGCATTCTGGCTTCTACAAATGAAAATTTCTCGAGGTGTGTTGAATTAAATTTGGAGTATTAGCGGTGTCGCTATTCATGCAATCTTGGCATCAGCCCTCCGGCACTTAGCATGGCACACAAATCCTGTGTGGGTAATCCTCAGGTACACTGATTTCCTCACACAGCCAAGATGCCTTTAAAACTCTCCAAAGTTGCTTCAGTTGgtctaaaaatatattaattttgCTGCACATGGTCATCAATGCCTTTGATATTTTGTTCTGGTTTGATCACTAATTCTATATATCAATAGGTGGCATTAAGTCGCGCAAAAAGGCTCCaatgtggtgcatgtgttgacAGGTGTGTTACAGAATGTTGTCTTACGCAAAATCAGTAAAAATAATTTTCCAGTGTCaacaaaggtttaaaaaaatgtatgttgaAGAAATGTAAAGTTTCTAAGATGTGAAAGCTCAACTAAAACCTACTACTCATTAAGTTTAATAGAAATTGTTCTGTATTGCTGTGTCTGTGAGtactttcaaaaacacaaattaagtgTCTCACAAAAATGATATCGAAATCCCTTTTATTCTGGCATCCAGATAtacaccatcatcatcatcatctcaaaCGTTGACACTGTTATTCATTCCCTTCACAGCCACACTGTGTCACCAGTCTGACATATTAGCTACTTCTGCTTTTCAAAAGCTAAAGctgtgataaataaaaaataaaacatttggtcCTTGAATATATAATCTAGGCAACATGGTATCAGGGGTTAAGATAGGAATGCTTTGTTGCTACCcacagaaaacatcaaacatcACAGGAAATGTGCTGAAGTGATGCAGGGCGACAGGAGGAGGTTGCCAGCTGAACACCAGGCCAATGGCAGCAGAGAGCAGAGTGTCAGGGAAACTGAGAAAAAGGGAGCGAGTCAGTGAGTGTCGAAGGAGCATTTGGCAGCCCGAGCTGTTAAATCTGATGAAAGGATGtgggaaagaaaaataaatgaaagacaaATAGGCTAAAAAGTGAGAGTGCAAACATTAGAACCACACAGAGGCACGTATATACAAGAGAGTGACTAAGGTAGAgcaaaaaatagaaagaaagagagagagagagctacAGTGCAAAGCAGAGAAGTGTTATGAGTCTCATACTTTTACACACATATTCAAAAAagcaaacataaaaaaagaaaatcacagttTTCCAAAAAACACGTCGTATATCTGAAAGCTTTGTATTGTTCAGTAAACTAAACACTACACACTGGGGACAACAAAACTACCAAAAGACTCCTCTTAATTGTTCAAATCTAGGATTTTCATCTTTACAGTAATTTGAAATGCTATATGTTTATggttatcattattattctgAAAATACTACACTTTGGTGAAGAATGGGAAGCAAGGGGGAGTTGGAGCCCAAAACCAACAAGAGTCTGCTCTATTGCCTGCATCTCaccatttttcttgttttctggTCCTGTTACATTCTTAGGGTGAGTAAAATGGTTTGCAAGTATTGCTGTTTTCATCTCAACTTTCCAGACTCCAGACGGTCAAACGACACCATGTCGTTTGACCGTGACAAGCCTCAAACTTCAGCTCCCCTTCTTGCTCCAATATTCACTAACACAGTAATGTATGtgcacattttcatttttttcacccAGGAGATCTTCCTCTTTCTTGATTGATGGCTCTGTTGTAAGTCTCATGAACATCTGATTTTCTAAGACAATCACATTCTAAAGTGAATGCAAACAAGATGCACTTCTTCGTGTTGAAATCAGGGACTATGGTGACACAACTCTGTATTTTCATGGCTTTGCTAAAAAGCACAGGCCACATAATAAAGTTCATCTTCATGTGAAACCGTCTTTCCTACATGTTGGCAGGCAGTTTGTGTCTTAGTCCTTCTGAGTCTTTCCTGGCGAGTGACAGCTGAGGATCTTTCTTCCCACCTTTAGGGGAGGGGGAGTTGGCAGTGGAGGCTGTATGTGTTGTCTGGGCAGGTGGAATGATGGATGCCTGAGTGTTTTGGACAGGGAGTGTGCTGAGTGTTGATGAATATGTTACGGTAGTTGTGCTTGTTGGCATTTGTTTGGGGGAGTTAGAAGAGCTAGAATATTTAGTAGGAGAGGTGGAGGGAGACATAGGGGGATTGGTGGTGCTCTGGTTGTGGGCTGTACATGAAGGAGGGCTTGAAGAAAGGACAGGAGATGTTTGCTTCACAGGATGAACAGAGAAGGTTACTTTGGTTGGAGCGTTTGTGTTGGCAGGTGTTGGGGCAGACATTGGCGTTAGAGGTGATAGCTGTTTTGTGAATTGGCCTCTGGTTGAGCTGGCTGGAGCAGATTGGAGACTTGATATTGGACAATGTGAGACAGTTAAGGAAGAGACAGATGTCAAAGGGATGGGAGATGGTGTGGGGCTTAGGGTTTGGGTGGATGTAACCATTCCAATTGTCTGAGTTGTAGTTTGGGAAGTAGTTCGGTTGCGAGTGGGAGTCAGTATTGGTGAAGACACTGGAGTGAGAACAGGGCTTGGTCCAGATAATGGAGAAGCAGAGGGAGGTGTGTTGGATGTCTTGGTTCTTGGGCTCTGTGGATTAGGTGGAGAAGACACCAAGGAAGATGGTGGAGAAGAGGATGGAAGCAATGAGTTGGCTCCATATGACTGAGGTAGTGGAATAGATGTTGAAACTGAAGATGGAGGTGGTGTGGATGAAGGGGATGGAGAGGAAGAGCGTGAAGATGAAGTAGTTTTTGGTTTAGGACGAGGAGTTGATGAAAGCAACAGTGGGCTTGTGCCGGCCGAAGGAGGACTTGAGCAAGGTGGAGGAGAAGATGAACGAGAGGGGGGCATTGGAAGAGGTTTTGGACGAGCTGTCTGGGAAAGTATGAGTGTGGGAGATGAGGGAGTGGGTGCAGGGGAAGGTGAGGCAGAGGATATTGGGGTCTGCTttggagaagaagaagatggtAAAGAAACCACAGAGGGGATGTTTGCAGCCATGGGCACTATGGCAGTGTGTGCTGCATGTTGTGTGGCAGTGTTTGCAGAGCTTGCCTGTGCTATAGAAGCTTGAGAAGGAACTGGGGCATGTGCTTGTGTTTGTGCATTTACTGCTGCAATGGTCATCAGCTGCCCTGATGGGTTAGAGGTCAGTATACCTGCACTGCCTCCTCGTGCTAACTGCCCCACCAGGAATGGAGCTGACAACAAATTACCACCAGAGGCCTTGCGATGGAGAGGTGGATGAGGCTGCATGGCAGCCCAGGAGCGGTGAGGCAAAGTGGGCTGTGAGGCCGACAGCAGCCGAGCCTCCTGAGTGAGTCTGCCCAGTGCTGGCAGACCCTGAGAGCAGTTTCCTCCATGACGTAACAGAGCCTCTTTTGCACCTTGTTGACTCACAGCAGAAGTGTTGGGATCCAAAACAGCACTGGCAACAGCTGTAGGGTTGGTCGTTAATACCTTGTGTATTGGTGGTGGTGGCCCTACCCCTGGTGGCGTTCCAATCGATCCAGCCATCACTAAAGGATGATCAGCTTGAAGGCGAAGGCTATAGTGAAGAGTCCTCCCTTGTTGGACAGAAGTCGGGACAGAGGAGGCTGGGGTGGGTGGAGTTTTAGCAACAGGGGGTGATGTCACCCCACCAGGGAGGCCCATGGTTGAGGGGGAGGCGGGGAATCCTCTTGGGGACAAGCCACCCATTCCTCCCATCGCCATCATCCCAATAAGAGAACTCACAGAGGGGCGAAGTGGCTGCAGCACAGGAGGGCGTGGAGGTGAAAGAGGAAAAGAAGAGGAGGGAGATGGAGAGATGAGAGGGGAGGGCAGGAAGAAAGCCCCGCTCAGGGcgtgctgctgcagctgctggagctgctgctgctgttgctgctgctgatgcatGAGAGCAATAGCTACGTTACTGGTGGCAGCCGCTGTCTGCAGGGGAGCGTGTACCAGTGGTGCCCAGATAACAGGGCGGGGTCGTGGAGACACGGCGCCGCTTCCACCCATGATGCAACTTCTTCCAGCCGCAGCTGCCGCTATGGCGTCCTGCATAGCTGGCATGCTGTCGTGTTTTACAATCTGCTGCACCAGCATGCTATCGCAAGAACCAAGACTTCCTGCTGCCAGGCCTCCTGAAGCTCCTGGACCCCCCCCACCCCGGCCTCCTCCTCGACCCATGCTGCTTCCCAGAGATCCACCCTGAGACGACTTCCGCAAGAGTACAGAATTCTTCCTCCCTGCAAAGAAGATAGAGAAGAGAAATTaggcaaaaggaaaaaaatatccaaacacCTGTTTATGGTCTGACACATTAGGTGTGAAGAGTCAATAAGAACAACCTTTGTTGTCCAAAAGATTTACAAATactggcttgttttttttttttttttgcccaagaATCTTATAATGGATACAAGGTTGAATCAAGAATGTAGACATGCACAGGTTACCAATACGGTCCAATCGATCTACAGCAACTGTTTCAAAGGCACGCCGCATCATGGGATGTTCCTCCAGGACCTCATTGAAACTGTCCACGCTGAGGGAGTAGAGACGGCAGTATGTGTCAGCGCGGACACTGGCCGTTCTCCGCCCACGGGTCAACAAACAAATCTCTGACAAGAAGGGAGAAGAGATGATGCCATGATATCACTGTGTATGTTCACCTAAACCTCTCCTTAGTGTAGGACTGCTAATAAATTTCACCTCCAAAGTATGACCCATCACTAAGCTTGGTCTCTTTGTTTCCTCGTGTCAGCACGCTGACTCGGCCATGCTGGATGAAATACATCTTGCGCCCAACTGTACCCTCACGGATAATGAAGTCTGATGGCTGAAACACTTCGAAGCGGAGCTTTGTTAGCACAGCGGTAACAAAGTTTGGATCGGCATTGGCAAAAAGGGGCATATTGGCCACGAGGCTGCGACAGTTAAAGCTGACTATCTCCTTTATGAAGACAAACAAAGAgaacaaattacaaaaatatggaCTTTAGTACAATCTCTTGGAGGCATGATCATGGCCTATATGCATGAAGGTACAAGTTTGTTTTTGGCTCTACTTTACCTCTTTAAGTGGCTCACTAAGTTCACCCAGGATGTTCTCTTCATCAAACATTTTCCCCTGGAAACGGTGCTCATAGTACTCGTGGATCTTTTGCCGAACATCTGCAGGAAGCTTATGGAACGACATGTACTGCTCCACTTGTTTGTACtgcaacaacaaaattaaacacaTTCAGTTTCCTTTGGTTCACATATTTAATTTCTTAAAATACACTCCCTGTAGATTTAACTTCAAAGCTATCTAATTCACTGCTTTTACTGATAGAGTAATTACCATCATCATTTTGTAAAGTGGCTTTCAGGTATAATGCCTCAGTGGAGGGTTAATTTCCTGTCTAATGCAGTTTGCAAGAACATGAAAATATCATGAACCTAAAGGTGCACATACAAGCATGTGATCATAGGAAGAGCTGCCTGTTTAGAAATGTATTCAGcaatttttaaactttgaaCCTAGTGTTAAGTATATGCAGATAGTACGGTCTGATTTACAATCAGCCCTCTGTCGAAGATTCTTTTGGAATGAAATGCCAATGCGATGGACTGGTGACCTGTTTAGGGTCCGTCCTATATAACATTCAACTCAGATAAGCTCCATCACACCGTAATCTAATATCAAATCATAGCAATGTTTAATTTGTTTGGTTCAAATCTAATACGCCAGAGTTCCCCCTCTTGACAAACATTGAGAAACATGCCTTACAGTAGATATGCAAAGTTATCAACAGAATTTGAAAACACTGTGATttatcatttcatgtatttaaaaaaaaaatgattacagATCTTTCTAAATAGTTTTatgtaaataataatcatacCGTACAATGGACACACATCCTGTCCCCGGAATCAATAACCTGGCATCACATCTGCCTGTAAATTCTCATTGATTGTATTTTAAGTAATAATATTGGTCAAAAagtactttaaatgtgtttttttttaaaataaataaatatgcatatattttgtttattggtaatacattaaacacattttgttataTGCTTTTCCTCTGCAGGTGGATTTCAAcatttaaataactttttaaaaatttggtTAGGACTTAATTACTaagaaaaaatacagtatatgttttgAGATTGTTATTTGTATTATGCTTTTGGCACCTTATCAGTAAATTACTGGTTGTACTATAGCTCAAAATTGAGCATAGAACTGTTGCACACATTGAGAAACAGCTTTATTGACTGAAGGATGGAAGCCATTAATCACCTTTTCCTGATACTGTCGCCGTGAAGAGTCCAGTGATTGTATGAGAGCGGTGGCATGGCCGATGAACATGGCATAGCAGGTGGCACCTACAATCATACTGAGCATGGTGAGCCACACATCCGTCATCCCCTCCGGAGCCTGAGCGCCGTAGCCAATACACAACATGTGGCTCATGGCTTTGAATAGAGCATAGGAGTACTGCACGCCCCACGTGTCGTTCTGGAAGTGGGAGACCAGCAGAGAGGGCGACAGCCAGTGAAGGAGTTCTGAGTGTTAAATGAAGAGGTGCTGCAACAGTGAACTGGGCTTTTTTTAGTCGGGTTACAGGAATTCTCTCCACTTAATGTCAATCAGCCGTTCAACTTCAGGAAATACAGCTGAGATCATAACATAAAACAGCTGAGCAATTTACCTGTCAAAACCCACCCAGTTAACACGTCAACTAAAATGATTAGCTGGAGAGCAGTTAAAATGACTATTGAAtataaagctgtgatgatggatTACTTTTTGAACCTCcactaaaactacaaaaaggaaaaatcaaTTTAGGCAATTTCCTACCTGATTATTATAAAAA is a genomic window of Gouania willdenowi chromosome 16, fGouWil2.1, whole genome shotgun sequence containing:
- the LOC114477645 gene encoding potassium/sodium hyperpolarization-activated cyclic nucleotide-gated channel 1, whose translation is MDGVGTPGSGSGGDSLPRRNRGDSNRRSKSSLPSPGYRLSQASLEGEKDCCSLGGRGRRPSIMSSNRDGLPFRSAGTPTTPVTLPPPPASSSSTNHPAPPRSVGFTTPRTALASTSSIGTGVMVVATGAETTTTACNTTAAGSPEMMGQSGLMSGFGIMGLDGEDYSNSNQSTFIQRQFGAMLQPGVNKFSLRMFGSHKAVAMEQERLKSAGAWIIHPYSDFRFYWDLLMLVLMMGNLIVLPVGITFFRDENTPSWIIFNVVSDTLFMVDLVLNFRTGIVKEDNTEILLDPRAIRQNYLKSWFLVDFVSSIPVDYIFLMVDSLDSEVYRTARALRIVRFTKILSLLRLLRLSRLIRYIHQWEEIFHMTYDLASAMVRIVNLIGMMLLLCHWDGCLQFLVPMLQDFPPDCWVSKNLMVNDTWGVQYSYALFKAMSHMLCIGYGAQAPEGMTDVWLTMLSMIVGATCYAMFIGHATALIQSLDSSRRQYQEKYKQVEQYMSFHKLPADVRQKIHEYYEHRFQGKMFDEENILGELSEPLKEEIVSFNCRSLVANMPLFANADPNFVTAVLTKLRFEVFQPSDFIIREGTVGRKMYFIQHGRVSVLTRGNKETKLSDGSYFGEICLLTRGRRTASVRADTYCRLYSLSVDSFNEVLEEHPMMRRAFETVAVDRLDRIGRKNSVLLRKSSQGGSLGSSMGRGGGRGGGGPGASGGLAAGSLGSCDSMLVQQIVKHDSMPAMQDAIAAAAAGRSCIMGGSGAVSPRPRPVIWAPLVHAPLQTAAATSNVAIALMHQQQQQQQQLQQLQQHALSGAFFLPSPLISPSPSSSFPLSPPRPPVLQPLRPSVSSLIGMMAMGGMGGLSPRGFPASPSTMGLPGGVTSPPVAKTPPTPASSVPTSVQQGRTLHYSLRLQADHPLVMAGSIGTPPGVGPPPPIHKVLTTNPTAVASAVLDPNTSAVSQQGAKEALLRHGGNCSQGLPALGRLTQEARLLSASQPTLPHRSWAAMQPHPPLHRKASGGNLLSAPFLVGQLARGGSAGILTSNPSGQLMTIAAVNAQTQAHAPVPSQASIAQASSANTATQHAAHTAIVPMAANIPSVVSLPSSSSPKQTPISSASPSPAPTPSSPTLILSQTARPKPLPMPPSRSSSPPPCSSPPSAGTSPLLLSSTPRPKPKTTSSSRSSSPSPSSTPPPSSVSTSIPLPQSYGANSLLPSSSPPSSLVSSPPNPQSPRTKTSNTPPSASPLSGPSPVLTPVSSPILTPTRNRTTSQTTTQTIGMVTSTQTLSPTPSPIPLTSVSSLTVSHCPISSLQSAPASSTRGQFTKQLSPLTPMSAPTPANTNAPTKVTFSVHPVKQTSPVLSSSPPSCTAHNQSTTNPPMSPSTSPTKYSSSSNSPKQMPTSTTTVTYSSTLSTLPVQNTQASIIPPAQTTHTASTANSPSPKGGKKDPQLSLARKDSEGLRHKLPANM